Part of the Micromonospora inyonensis genome, ACAGTCGCGAGGGGCGGGCGCTGTGCGAGACGGTCAACCCGGAGGAGGGCTACTCCGCCGAACTGGTCGCCCGGCTCCGGGACTCGCTGGGCGACGTCATGGCCGGCCTCCGCGAGCTGGGTTCGTCCGTCGACGAGGTGGACGCCCTGCTGGAGAACCGCGACCTGCTGTTCGAGTGTGGCTGGTCGTGGGGGATCGTCCGGGACGCCGAGCCGGTCAAGACGGCGACGACCGTGTACGCCCAGCCCGGGCTCGCCGAGTCGGCCCCGTACCTCTACTTCACCGTGGTGGCGGTGGACGGCATCCGGGACCTCTTCTCCCGGGAGACCCGGCTCAAGGGCCTGCTCGACGAGGAGCAGCAGTCGCTCGCCCGGACCCTCAACCTCCAGTGGGACCTGGCCCAGCGGTACTGGTCCACGATCGCCACCTTCGGCGAGGACCGGTGGCCCGTCGAGGACATGCCGTGGCGGACGACGGACGAGGAGGAGAGCGACTACTACAGCCTCCTGGTCGTCTCGCTCGTCCGGCGTGCCCTCGTCGACCGGGGCGCCCCCGACTCCGACCTGGCCCGGATCGCCCGGGTCCTCGAGGACCTGGCCGACCGGGGCCGGATCAGACGCCGGCCACTCGCCGGTGACCCCGCGCTGAAGCTGCACCACCCCGGCACCTGGGTCGCGTTGAACGGCAGCGAGCTGGCCGGGCCGGACGCGCCCCCACTCGGCTGGCGGCTGGGCGAGCTGGGCACCCTGCTGCTCAGTCGGGCGCTGGCCCTCGCGGCCCAGGTCAACGACCATCGCCTGCGGGCCCGGTTGCTGCGCCTGGCCGACGAGGCCTGGCGACACCTGGAACAGCGTCGGTTGCGCGACGGCCGAGGGACCGGTCTGTGGGACGAGGCGGCGAACGTGTACCCGACGCTGCCCCGCCGTGGCTCGCCCAGCTGGTACCACACCACCCGGGTGGTGCAGTGCATGGGCACCGCGGCGGACCTGATCCGGGGCGAGCCACCACCCGGCATGATGCTGTCGGACGTCGCCTCCGAGCTGCTGGTCGAGGCCGAGGACGTGTTCGACGAGGAGCAGCTGCGCGGTTCGGGAGAGGGCGGCCCGGCTCTGCGGGACAGCCTGAGCCGACAGGCGATCGGTCTCCGGCGGGCCCGCCGGTTGCTGCCGACCCGGCCCGGCACGGCCGCCTCCCTGATCCTGGACGTCCTACGCGAGCTGGACAAGCTCGCCGCGGCCCGGGAATCCGAGACTGGAGACTAGCGTGCTGGTCTTCGCGGCGTCCGACAAGGGCGGCACCGGGAGGTCGGTCACGAGCTGCAACGTCGTGTACCGACGTGCGCTCGCCGGTGCCGAGGTCTGCTACCTGGACTTCGACTTCGGGTCGCCCACGGCCGGGTCCATCTTCCAGATCGTCGACGCCGCGCGGGGGGTGCGGGAGGGCGGTGGACTGCACTCGTACCTGATGGAGCAGGATCCGCAGGCGGCGGTCGAGGAACCCCGGCGTATCGACGTCTGGAACCGGTCGGCCCGGGCCAGCCTGCGTCATCGCCCGCCCGGCTCCGGCCAGCTCATGCTCTTCCCCGGCGACCAGGACGGCGGCGAGTTCCGCCCGGACAAGGAGGCCCTGCGCCGGTGCGTCCGGCTGCTCCTCGCGCTCGACGAGGAGTTCGACATGTGCCTGGTCGACCTGAGCGCCGGACGGTCGTACGCGACCCAGCTGGTGCTGGAGGCGACGGCGGACCCGGCCCTGCACGGAGTGGTCGCCCGTTGGCTGGTCTTCCACCGCTGGACCCGGCAGCACATCCCGGCCGCCGCCGGCCTCGTCTACGGCCGGGACGGCATCCTCGACGTCGGCGAGCGGGCCGGCCACGACCGGGACCGGCTGGCCGCGTCGATCCGGTTCGTCCGTACGGCGGTGGTCGACCCCGACTCGGCCGAGCTGCGCGGCCTGCGGCCCGCGCAGGTCGCCTGGCTGCGCGACTGCGACCAGGACCTGCGGCGGCTCGCCGCCCGGCACCGGGTCGGGCGGCTGGCGCTGCTCGGCTCGGTGCCGCTCGACCCGGTGTTGCAGTGGCGCGAGCAGCTGCTCTCGGACAACGACGTCGTCGCCCGGGACATCGCCAACCTGTCGACCGTGGCCGCGTTCGACGAACTCGCCCGGAACCTCGTGGACGACGAGATGTGGGCGACCACATGAGAGCGGACGCCGAGTTCTTCGAGTCGACCGCCGACGCGCGGGTGGAGTCCGTCCCGCTGGCGCACCTGTCGGTCGAACTCGGTCACTTCTACTCCCCGGACCTCAGCGAGGACGACGACTTCTTCGTCGAGCACTTCCGCGGGATCGCGAGATGGTCCGCGACCGCCCGGGCGGCCTGCCACGACGCGGTCCGGGGAAGGAATGCGCGGATCAGCACCTGCGTCCTGATCGACGACTACTTCGGCCAGCCGGAATCGCCCCGCTTGCTGCTTCCGAAACTGATCCGGGCGGCCCGGAACGGAGGTCTGGAAATCGACTACCTCGCCCGGGAGTCCGGTTGCGCCGACCCGGCGGAGCCCGTCGACCCCGACCCGGCGGAGCCCGCGGAGACCGGCCCGACCGGCCTGTCGCTGGCCGAACTGGTCGAGGCGCGGATCGTCGAGGACCCGCCGCCGGACACCACCGGGGCCCGCCCGCCCGTGCGCCAGACCGGGTGGCTGTGCAACGGGCAGCGGTCACCGGCCACGGATCGCCACGAGGCGATGAAGCGCCCGGCCGCGTGGCTGCCGCCCGCCGAGAACGCCGCCGTCAACCACTCCGTCTTCGCCGACATCGAGCTGTGGCGGGACGGCGACCGGGGCCGTCAGTGGTCCTGCGCGATGCTGGCCGCGGTCTGGCAGTTGCTGCGGCTGGGCGTCCTGCGGGACCAGGGGCGTCGCGTCGCGGTGCCGAGACCGGTGCCGGAGGAGCTGCCGGACGACTGGCGCCGGCTGCCCCCGGTGCTGCAGCTCAACCAGCGGGCCGCGCCGTTCAGCGCCTACCGGACCATGACCATCTGCGCACCCCTGTTCCTGCCGGTCGAGAACGCGGTCCGGACGATACTCCAGCAGGTGGCGGTGGATCCCACCGTGCTCGGCCAGGTCGCCGCGCGCGGCGCCGACGAGGGGATCGTCCTGCCGCCCGCCGTGGTCGACCGGATCGAACACCTGTTCGTGGACACCGGACCGGTGCGTGGTGCTGGTCCTGGGTGAGGTGCAGACCGCCGCCCTGCGGCATTCCGGCAGCGTGCCCCGGGAGTTGGCGGAAGGCGTGCTGGCGCTGCTGGCCGGCGAGCGGGTCCGCGTCTCCGAGCGCCCCATCTCCCACGCGGTCAGCCCGCACGTCCTCACCGGGGTGGACTGCCGGATCGCCGCCCGTTCGGGGGCCCGGGTGCGTGGCGTGGGCACGCTCATGGGCCGGGTCTGTCTCACCGGCGGGCGGGTGTTGCAGGGCTCCGCGGTGGTGCGGGTCGAGCCGATCGGCGGCGGCCACCGACGGGCGTGGTCGCACTACCTGGCGCGACCGGGCGTGGTGGAGACGCTCGGCCGGACCGACCTGCCCGGGACGGCCGCCGCCCACCTCGGCGCGGACCGGTCCTCGTCCACCATGGGCATGGGCGCGGTGTGCAACCGCCTGATCGCCGAGGTCCAGGGATCGTCGTTGCTGGACCGGCGCCCACCGGTCCGGGCGCGCCGCACCGTGCTCCGCTGGGCCGCGCTGACCGACTCCGACATCGAGGGGGTCCGGGTGCGGTTCACCGTCCACGAGGACGGCCTGCGGACCGTGCGGCTGTTGCTGGGTCAGGTGCCGGTGGCCGACATCGTCGAACTGTGTGAGGATCTGGCCCTGCACGACTGGCTGCTGACCGCGCTGGTGTCCATCATCGAGCAGAGCCGGATCGGGGTCGACGAGCCTGTCCAGATCATCCACCGGCTGCGGCCCGCCGTCGACCACCTGCTGCACCTGTGGATGCCGGCGGCCCGCCTGGGTGGGTTCGCGCTGTCGGTGTGGGAGGGGCTGGACGGTCGGCCCGGGCTCTCCCGGCAGTGGGAGGCGTCCGTACGGCGGATCCGGGACCAGATCGCGATGGCCGCCGCGCTGGCGCACCGGCCGGCGGAAGCCGCTCCGCTGTTTCGTTAGTGGATCGCAGCCGGGCCGACGGCATCTCCGCCCCCGCGTACGTTACTTTGTACGCCGTTCTGGGTAACGTTAGGTCCACTCGGATTCGTGCTGCCCAGGGCGACAATAACGTCAGGTTATCTCGGATTTGCGCTGAATGCACACGTAGCGTTAACTTGTGGTTATGTTTCCAGGGTGAGCACGGATTGCGTGTCGCGTTCTCGCGCATGAGAACGGTAGGTAGCGGTGGTACAGACCGAGGGCGCCGTGGCTGAGCGGCGAGCCGCAGTCGGCACGAATGCCGACGCGACCGGCCCGCCGGACAGTTCGGACACCATGGCGTCGGAGGCCGGACCCACGATCACGGCGCTGCACACCGCGGAACAGATCGAGGCCGCCGCCGACCTGCTGTGGACGGTCTGGGGAGCCCGGACCGACGCCGAGCGCAGCGAGCTGATCACCGTCGGCCTGCTCCGGACCCTGTGCCACTCGGGCAACTACGTGGTGGGGGCGTACCAGCACGGCCGTCTGGTCGGCTGCACGGTCGGGATGTTCGGCGCGCGGGCCGGGCGACCCGACCACCTGCACTCCTACATCACCGGGGTGTACCAGCCGGAACGTAACCGGGGCACCGGGCTCGCGCTCAAACGGCATCAACGCCGGTGGGCGCTGGACCGCGGCCTCGACACCATCTCGTGGACGTACGACCCGCTGGTCTGTCGAAACGGGTACTTCAACCTCTGCAAGCTCGGCGCGACGGTCACCGACTACCGGCCGGACTTCTACGGGCGGCTCGACGACGGAGTCAACACCAACGAACGCACCGACCGGCTGCTGGTCGAGTGGGACCTCCGGGCCGAGTGGGTCGAGCAGGCCATGGTGGGGGAGCCCGGGGCGGCGCGCCGGCACGCCCGCGTGGTGCCCGGGGCCGAACTGATCGTCGTGCCGGAGGACATCGAACTGCTGCGGCGGACCGACCGCAGGCGGGCACAGAGCGAGCGGTACGCCGTGCGGGACCGCTTCCTCGCGCTCTTCGACGACGACTACCGGGTGGTGGGCATGACCAGGAACCATCAGTACGTTCTCCTGCCGGCCGGCGCGACCCCGTCGTACGAGCCGTGAAGCTCACCCGGATCGAGCTGCACTGGGTGCGGCTGCCACTGGTGACGCCGTTCCGGACGTCGTTCGGCACGGAGTACGAGCGCGAGGCGCTCCTGGTGAAGGCGATCACGCCGGACGCCGTCGGGTGGGGCGAGTGCGTCGCCATGCCACAGCCGGACTACTCGGCCGAGTACGTCGACGGCGCTGCCGACGCGCTGGTCCGGTTCCTGATCCCCGCGGTCGGCGCCCTGCCGGCCGTCTCCGCGGCAACGGTCGGACACGCCCTCGCCGCCGTCAAGGGGCACCCGATGGCGAAGGCGGCGCTGGAGATCGCCATCCTCGACGCCCAGCTCCGGCAGGCCCACATGTCGCTGGCCGAGTACCTCGGCTCCGTCCAGCCGGCGGTTCCGGCCGGCGTCTCCGTCGGCATCATGACGTCGATCCCGGAGTTGCTCGACACCGTCGACGGTTACGTGGCCGCCGGATACCAGCGGATCAAGCTGAAGATCCAGCCGGGGTGGGACGTGGCGCCGGTTCGCGCCGTGCGTGAGCACATCGGCGACGCGGTGCCCGTGCAGGTGGACGCGAACGGGGCGTACACCGTGACGGACGCCGCCCACCTCGCCAAGCTCGACGCCTTCGACCTGCTGATGATCGAACAGCCGCTGGCCGAGGACGACCTGCGCGGGCATGCCGCTCTGGCCCGGCGGCTGCGCACCCCGATCTGCCTGGACGAGTCGGTCACCTCTCCGGTGCGGGCCGTCGAGGCGATCGAGTCGGGGGCCGCGGCCATCGTCAACATCAAGCCCGGCCGGGTCGGTGGCTATCTCCAGGCGCGCCGGATCCATGACGTCTGCGCCGCACACGGTGTGCCGGTGTGGGTCGGCGGCATGGTGGAGACCGGCATCGGTCGGGCGGCCAACGTGGCGCTGGCGGCCCTCCCGAACTTCACCCTGGTCGGCGACGTGTCCGCGTCGGACCGCTTCTTCGCCCGGGACATCACCCCACCGGTCGTGATGCGGGACGGGTGGATCGAGGTGCCGACGGGGCCGGGGATCGGGGTGGAACCGGACGAGGCCGCGTTGAAGGACTCGTCCGTGCGCAGCGAGGGCATCGACCTCTGACGCGACCGGGCTGACGCCGGGAAGAGCCGCGCAAGCGCCGGCGCGGGCGGCACCGGCGGTGGCGCGCTGTCGGGAGCGCTCAGGGCCCGCCCACGCGGGCCCTGAGCGTCCGGCCTACTTCAGGCGGGCCTCGATGGCCTCGATGATGCGCGGGCGGAGTTCGGCGGCGCGGATGACGGCGTCGACCGAACCTACCTCGACCGCGCGCTGGATGTTGTGCACGCGGTCGAACTCCGCGGCCACCTCGCCGAGCTTCTCCGCGCGGACCGCTGAGCGGAGTTCGTCGAGTTCCGCGGTCAACGAGGCGCGGTCGGTGCCGGCGGCGGTCGCGACGCGGGCCTCCAGGTCGCGCACCCGCTTGTCGGCCGCGGTGCGGGCGTTGACCTCGCCGGAGAACACCACGGCGGCGGCGGGGGCACCGCCGAGCACCGAGGCGAACGAGCCCTCCAGCGCGAGCACGGTCATGTTCGGGTTCAGCGCCTTCGAGAACACCACGAACGCGCCGCCGTGGTACCGCGAGATCACGCAGAACACGATCGGGCCCCGGAAGTTCACGATCGCGCGGCCGATCTCGGCGCCGTACTCCAGCTGCAACTTCCGCATCGACTCCGGGGAACCGTCGAAGCCGGACAGGTTCGCCAGCACCACCAGCGGCCGGTTGCCGCTGGCCGTGTTGATCGCCCGCGCGGCCTTCTTCGACGACCGTGGGAACAGCGTGCCCGCGGTGTACGTGTCGGGACCGTCGGTGGGCGGGAAGCCCCGCCGCGGCACCGACCGCGACTCGATGCCGAGCAGGCACACCGGCATGCCGCCGAGGTGCACGTCCTGCACCACCGCGGTCTCCGCGTCGGCCATGCCCGCCCACCGTTCCAGCACCGGGTGGTCCTGGTCGGAGAGGGCCCGCATCACGGTCCGGATGTCGAACGGCTTCTTCCGGTCCGGGTTGGCCTCGGCCGAGAAGATCTCGCCGACGGTGGTGAAGTCGCTGCCCTCCACGGCGTGCGGGAAGGTGGAGATGTCGCGGTCGACGGGGTCGGTCGTCCTCGCCCGTCGCGGCGAGTCCTCACCGGGTGCGACGTACGTGTGGTCGTAGTGCAGCATCAGCACGTCCCGCGCGGCGGCCAGGTTCGGCGCCCAGTACTGCGCCTGACCGTTCGGGCCCATCACCCGGTCGTATCCGCCGATGCCGAAGTTGTCCTCGGCCGACACGCCGCCGGAGAAGTCGAGCGACTGCTTGCCGGTGAGCACCATCGCCGAGTCCGGCGTCATCACCAGGACGCCCTTGGTGTGCATGAGCATCGTCGCCTCGGCGTTCCAGTACGGCTGCGCCCCGACGGTGATGCCCGCGACCACGATGTTGATCTCGCCGCCGTCCTGGGTGAACTCGACGATCCGCTTGAGCGCCGCGGCCACCCAGTCCATGTTCTCCGTGCCGGACTCCATGGAGATGCGGGCACCGGCGGACAGCGCGTACCACTCCAGCGGCACCCGCATCCGCTCGGCCAGGTCCAGCGCGGCGATCACGCGGCGGCACTCCGGCTCCGACAGCGCGCCCAGGGACTTGGTCGGGTCGCCGAGCAGCACGACCCGGGTGACGCCCTGCGGGTGCCGCCGGGTCGGCGTGGTGACGACGCCCGCGACGACCGCCGCGGTGTTGCGTCCCTTCGGCCGGTCGACCGGCACCAGCGCGTGCTGCTCGTCGAGGTCGTGCTCGACGAAGTCGCCGAGCAGACCGGTCAGCTCGTACGGGTACACCGTGTTGCGGCTGCTGGCCCGGAGCACCTTCTGCCGGTAGCTGTCGAGCGGTTCGACCGGCTCGTCCGACGGCGCGCCGACGGTCAGTTCGGTGCCGCCGGTGACGTCGAAGGAGACGCGCACGGCCACCTTGGTCAGCTCGCCGGTCCCCGGGTCGCGTTGCCGGGCGATCAACAGGATCTCCTCCAGCCCGGCACCGGCGGTGGTCGGCAGCACGCGGCCGGCGATCATCTCCAGCTCCGTGCGGGTGAGGTCGCTCGGCGGCCAGACGTAGATCACGATCCGGTTGGTGTTGACGCGCTTCGTCGAGGGCCGCCGCGACTGCTCCCGGCGGATCGAGTCGAGACAGGCGGCCACGGTGTCCTCGGCCGTCGGCAGCGCGATCAGCCGGCCGTCGTGCTCGCGCAGCGCGGTCAGGTCGCGCACCTGGGCGAACGCGACCAGGCGGTTGTCCGACGGGTTCTCCCGCGCCACGCACTGGAAGAGGTAGACCTCCTCGTCCGACGACGGCAGCCGGGTGAGGTCGAACTTGCTCAGCCGCTCCATCTGCATCCGCTGCGCGATGTACGGGTGCAGGCCGCGGACCAGCCGTTCCTCGCTCATCCCGGTGGTCGACGGGCGGAACGTGAAGTGGTGGTGCATCACCGCGCCGCTGCGACCCGCGACGGTGGCGGTGAGCCTGCGGACCTCGACCGGCAACGGGTGCGCGCTGACCACCTCGTGCAGGGCGGCCGCCATCGCGTCGGAGTCATCCGGCTGGTTCTCCCAGGCGAGATAGATGTCGGCGTCGATGGCTCCCTCGCCGCTCGCCAGCTCCGCGAGCCCACGCAAGGCATCGCCCAGCGCGTCGAAGCTCACCGCGGCGGAGACCACGCACGAGTCCGGCCGCTTGGCGATGACGAACGTGCAGCCCGCGACCTCGCTGGTGCGGACACCGAGCCCCTTGTTGCCGTAGTACCGCCGGGTCAGCACCTCCAGCATGACGGCGTTGTCGAGGTCGTCGCGGACCAGCCGCTGGCCGAGCAGCCGCACCAGCGGTTCGGTGCTGCGCACCATCTCGGCGATGCGCTCGGCGCGGTCCGGCGCGTCCGGGTGCGCGTCCAGGTGGCGCAGGTGCCGGCGGACGTTGGCGTACACGATGGCGCGGTTGCGGCGCAGCAGCGGCTGGGCGAACCAGGCGAACACCACGCCGCGCGCGAGGTCGGCGATCACGGGGAAGCGGACCTGCGTCGCGGCCACCAGCCGCTCCAGCACGAGACCGGCGGGCTCGCGCAGGGCCTCGTCCGGCGGGGACTCCCGCAGCCAGGCGCGCAGCAGTGCCGTGACGACCATGGCGTCGATGGACGCCCGTTGCTGGGCGAGGAAGATCCGGAAGACGGCGGCTTCTAGCTCGGGGCAGCGCTCCAACTCGGTGACCCCGTAGTGCCCGAGCGCCTTGGCGAGCTTGGCCTGGAACGCCTCCGGCAACGCGGCTCGCTCGACGTCGAGGCACTGGAGGTAGGTGTGGAAGTACTCGCGGGCACTGTGCACGTGGCCATCGCCGCCGCCGTCCTCGCCGGTCGGCCGGTTACGGCTCAGCTCGGCCAGGTCGGCGAAGACGTCGACGAGTTCGAGTTCCTCGGCCAGCGGCCGGTGGCCGTCCGCGATGGCCGCCTGACGGGCGGCGAGGTAGTCGTCGAGCACCCGGCGTTCGTCGTGCGGGTCGACGTCGAAGCCCAGCAGCAGGCTGCGCAGGTCCTCCTGGCCACGGGTGGTGCGCTTGCGCGCCGGGAGGGTCCCGGGCGCGGCGGGCAGGTCCAGCTCGACGGTCTGGGTGGTCGAGGTGTCCTCGGCCTCCGCGTCGGCGAGCGGCTCCAGGCGGATCAGCGGCGCGCCGGCCTCCACCTGGCTACCCACGGAGACGACGCATTCCTTCAGCCGCGCCTTGAACGGGGCCCGCAGCACCGTCTCCATCTTCATGCTCTCCAGCACCAGCACCGGTGCGCCCGCCTCGACCTCCGCGCCGACCTTCAGCGGCGTGGCGACGACCAGCGCGGGCGAGGGCGAACGGACGACGCCGCCCTCGTCACGACTGACCCGGTGGGTCACGCCGTCCACCTCGACCAGGTGGATCGGCCCGTGCGTGCCGGTGAGCAGGCGGTACCGGGTGCCGTTGACGACGACCTGCCCGCTGTGCCGGTCGAAGCGGTCCAGTTCGACGTCGGCGGTGCGGACGTCGTCGCCCGCTTCGATGCCGACGCGGAACCGGTGCGCGCCGACCCGCGCGACCCGGACGCGGTAGCCGACGCCCCGCAGCTTGAGGTCCAGCGGTCGGCCACTCTCGTGCTGCACCTGCGGGCGTCCGCCGAACGCCGTCGAGAGCAGCCGCTCCCGCTCGGCGCGCTCCTCCTCCTCGTACGCCTCGATGGCGGCGGCCGCCAGCGCGACGGCGGAGTGCCGGTGCGAGACGAGCCGGCCCTCGCCACGGACGCGGTCGATCCAGCCGGTGTCCGCGCTGGCGTCGATCACCTCGGGCTGGTCGAGCAGGTCGAGCACGAAGCTCTTGTTGGTCGCGCCACCCTCGATGATCACCGTGGTCTGCGCCATCGCCCGGCGCAGCCGGCCGAGCGCCTCGTCGCGGTCGCGGCCGTAGGCGATGATCTTCGCGATCATCGAGTCGAAGTCGGCGGGGATGGTGTCACCCTCGCTGACGCCGGTGTCCACCCGGATGCCAGGTCCGGCCGGCAGGTCCAGCCGTGCGATACGACCGGGGGAGGGGGCGAAGTCACGGTCCGGGTCCTCGGCGTTCAGCCGGGCCTCGATCGCGTGCCCGCGCTCCGCCGGCGGCTGGCCTTCGAGCCGCCCGCCCGAGGCCACGTGCAGCTGCGCCTTGACCAGGTCGAAGCCGGTGGTGGCCTCGGTGATCGGGTGCTCGACCTGTAGCCGCGTGTTGACCTCGAGGAACGCGAACATCTGGTCGCCGGGGTGGTAGAGGAACTCGACGGTCGCCGCGCCGCGGTAACCGACCGCGACG contains:
- a CDS encoding GNAT family N-acetyltransferase codes for the protein MAERRAAVGTNADATGPPDSSDTMASEAGPTITALHTAEQIEAAADLLWTVWGARTDAERSELITVGLLRTLCHSGNYVVGAYQHGRLVGCTVGMFGARAGRPDHLHSYITGVYQPERNRGTGLALKRHQRRWALDRGLDTISWTYDPLVCRNGYFNLCKLGATVTDYRPDFYGRLDDGVNTNERTDRLLVEWDLRAEWVEQAMVGEPGAARRHARVVPGAELIVVPEDIELLRRTDRRRAQSERYAVRDRFLALFDDDYRVVGMTRNHQYVLLPAGATPSYEP
- a CDS encoding SCO2523 family variant P-loop protein encodes the protein MLVFAASDKGGTGRSVTSCNVVYRRALAGAEVCYLDFDFGSPTAGSIFQIVDAARGVREGGGLHSYLMEQDPQAAVEEPRRIDVWNRSARASLRHRPPGSGQLMLFPGDQDGGEFRPDKEALRRCVRLLLALDEEFDMCLVDLSAGRSYATQLVLEATADPALHGVVARWLVFHRWTRQHIPAAAGLVYGRDGILDVGERAGHDRDRLAASIRFVRTAVVDPDSAELRGLRPAQVAWLRDCDQDLRRLAARHRVGRLALLGSVPLDPVLQWREQLLSDNDVVARDIANLSTVAAFDELARNLVDDEMWATT
- the menC gene encoding o-succinylbenzoate synthase, giving the protein MKLTRIELHWVRLPLVTPFRTSFGTEYEREALLVKAITPDAVGWGECVAMPQPDYSAEYVDGAADALVRFLIPAVGALPAVSAATVGHALAAVKGHPMAKAALEIAILDAQLRQAHMSLAEYLGSVQPAVPAGVSVGIMTSIPELLDTVDGYVAAGYQRIKLKIQPGWDVAPVRAVREHIGDAVPVQVDANGAYTVTDAAHLAKLDAFDLLMIEQPLAEDDLRGHAALARRLRTPICLDESVTSPVRAVEAIESGAAAIVNIKPGRVGGYLQARRIHDVCAAHGVPVWVGGMVETGIGRAANVALAALPNFTLVGDVSASDRFFARDITPPVVMRDGWIEVPTGPGIGVEPDEAALKDSSVRSEGIDL
- a CDS encoding carboxyl transferase domain-containing protein yields the protein MFSRVAIVNRGEAAMRLIHAVRDIAAETGTRIETVALHTDVDRTATFVREADLSYDLGPASARPYLNLKALERALVETGADAAWVGWGFVAEDPAFAELCEKIGVTFVGPSPDAMRKLGDKIGAKLIAEEVGVPVAPWSRGAVETLDAAVAAASEIGYPLMLKATAGGGGRGIRVINNEAELADAYERTSQEAARAFGSGVVFLERLVTGARHVEVQVIADGEGTAWALGVRDCSVQRRNQKVIEESASPVLSPAQAAELKASAERLAVAVGYRGAATVEFLYHPGDQMFAFLEVNTRLQVEHPITEATTGFDLVKAQLHVASGGRLEGQPPAERGHAIEARLNAEDPDRDFAPSPGRIARLDLPAGPGIRVDTGVSEGDTIPADFDSMIAKIIAYGRDRDEALGRLRRAMAQTTVIIEGGATNKSFVLDLLDQPEVIDASADTGWIDRVRGEGRLVSHRHSAVALAAAAIEAYEEEERAERERLLSTAFGGRPQVQHESGRPLDLKLRGVGYRVRVARVGAHRFRVGIEAGDDVRTADVELDRFDRHSGQVVVNGTRYRLLTGTHGPIHLVEVDGVTHRVSRDEGGVVRSPSPALVVATPLKVGAEVEAGAPVLVLESMKMETVLRAPFKARLKECVVSVGSQVEAGAPLIRLEPLADAEAEDTSTTQTVELDLPAAPGTLPARKRTTRGQEDLRSLLLGFDVDPHDERRVLDDYLAARQAAIADGHRPLAEELELVDVFADLAELSRNRPTGEDGGGDGHVHSAREYFHTYLQCLDVERAALPEAFQAKLAKALGHYGVTELERCPELEAAVFRIFLAQQRASIDAMVVTALLRAWLRESPPDEALREPAGLVLERLVAATQVRFPVIADLARGVVFAWFAQPLLRRNRAIVYANVRRHLRHLDAHPDAPDRAERIAEMVRSTEPLVRLLGQRLVRDDLDNAVMLEVLTRRYYGNKGLGVRTSEVAGCTFVIAKRPDSCVVSAAVSFDALGDALRGLAELASGEGAIDADIYLAWENQPDDSDAMAAALHEVVSAHPLPVEVRRLTATVAGRSGAVMHHHFTFRPSTTGMSEERLVRGLHPYIAQRMQMERLSKFDLTRLPSSDEEVYLFQCVARENPSDNRLVAFAQVRDLTALREHDGRLIALPTAEDTVAACLDSIRREQSRRPSTKRVNTNRIVIYVWPPSDLTRTELEMIAGRVLPTTAGAGLEEILLIARQRDPGTGELTKVAVRVSFDVTGGTELTVGAPSDEPVEPLDSYRQKVLRASSRNTVYPYELTGLLGDFVEHDLDEQHALVPVDRPKGRNTAAVVAGVVTTPTRRHPQGVTRVVLLGDPTKSLGALSEPECRRVIAALDLAERMRVPLEWYALSAGARISMESGTENMDWVAAALKRIVEFTQDGGEINIVVAGITVGAQPYWNAEATMLMHTKGVLVMTPDSAMVLTGKQSLDFSGGVSAEDNFGIGGYDRVMGPNGQAQYWAPNLAAARDVLMLHYDHTYVAPGEDSPRRARTTDPVDRDISTFPHAVEGSDFTTVGEIFSAEANPDRKKPFDIRTVMRALSDQDHPVLERWAGMADAETAVVQDVHLGGMPVCLLGIESRSVPRRGFPPTDGPDTYTAGTLFPRSSKKAARAINTASGNRPLVVLANLSGFDGSPESMRKLQLEYGAEIGRAIVNFRGPIVFCVISRYHGGAFVVFSKALNPNMTVLALEGSFASVLGGAPAAAVVFSGEVNARTAADKRVRDLEARVATAAGTDRASLTAELDELRSAVRAEKLGEVAAEFDRVHNIQRAVEVGSVDAVIRAAELRPRIIEAIEARLK
- a CDS encoding SCO2522 family protein, yielding MRADAEFFESTADARVESVPLAHLSVELGHFYSPDLSEDDDFFVEHFRGIARWSATARAACHDAVRGRNARISTCVLIDDYFGQPESPRLLLPKLIRAARNGGLEIDYLARESGCADPAEPVDPDPAEPAETGPTGLSLAELVEARIVEDPPPDTTGARPPVRQTGWLCNGQRSPATDRHEAMKRPAAWLPPAENAAVNHSVFADIELWRDGDRGRQWSCAMLAAVWQLLRLGVLRDQGRRVAVPRPVPEELPDDWRRLPPVLQLNQRAAPFSAYRTMTICAPLFLPVENAVRTILQQVAVDPTVLGQVAARGADEGIVLPPAVVDRIEHLFVDTGPVRGAGPG
- a CDS encoding SCO2524 family protein → MRLQPRQELLSVWKAISRWCGSGQSFSWGDRAGRNSISDAELLLCLLLPPTKLPDIRYDRPDETKPDVCAALASFGSAVEIPQRVVRLIGEYLHDYTDPETGLPEFSGGGYLTTAPDDDREPTAEQRTLEVVDSYSTSVVLTTAAIAFVRGYRRQVQRPSHREEIDRVEAAAQKRLTAAMAGLQRSFALSVFPGDSREGRALCETVNPEEGYSAELVARLRDSLGDVMAGLRELGSSVDEVDALLENRDLLFECGWSWGIVRDAEPVKTATTVYAQPGLAESAPYLYFTVVAVDGIRDLFSRETRLKGLLDEEQQSLARTLNLQWDLAQRYWSTIATFGEDRWPVEDMPWRTTDEEESDYYSLLVVSLVRRALVDRGAPDSDLARIARVLEDLADRGRIRRRPLAGDPALKLHHPGTWVALNGSELAGPDAPPLGWRLGELGTLLLSRALALAAQVNDHRLRARLLRLADEAWRHLEQRRLRDGRGTGLWDEAANVYPTLPRRGSPSWYHTTRVVQCMGTAADLIRGEPPPGMMLSDVASELLVEAEDVFDEEQLRGSGEGGPALRDSLSRQAIGLRRARRLLPTRPGTAASLILDVLRELDKLAAARESETGD
- a CDS encoding SCO2521 family protein — its product is MVLVLGEVQTAALRHSGSVPRELAEGVLALLAGERVRVSERPISHAVSPHVLTGVDCRIAARSGARVRGVGTLMGRVCLTGGRVLQGSAVVRVEPIGGGHRRAWSHYLARPGVVETLGRTDLPGTAAAHLGADRSSSTMGMGAVCNRLIAEVQGSSLLDRRPPVRARRTVLRWAALTDSDIEGVRVRFTVHEDGLRTVRLLLGQVPVADIVELCEDLALHDWLLTALVSIIEQSRIGVDEPVQIIHRLRPAVDHLLHLWMPAARLGGFALSVWEGLDGRPGLSRQWEASVRRIRDQIAMAAALAHRPAEAAPLFR